One genomic region from Jiangella sp. DSM 45060 encodes:
- a CDS encoding MerR family transcriptional regulator encodes MRIGELARRTGVTERALRYYGEQNLLRPARLPSGYRDYAPSDVEAVRHVRSLLAAGLPSHLIADLLPCMVDTGDGLMPGCRSMLAPLESERDRLTSAIEQLTTARAQLVALIDRTPEDDAEYDAWVAARGAA; translated from the coding sequence ATGCGGATCGGCGAACTGGCGCGGCGGACCGGCGTGACGGAACGCGCGCTGCGCTACTACGGGGAGCAGAACCTGCTGCGTCCGGCCAGGCTGCCCAGCGGCTACCGCGACTACGCCCCGTCCGACGTCGAGGCGGTGCGGCACGTGCGCTCGCTGCTCGCGGCCGGGCTGCCGAGCCACCTGATCGCCGACCTGCTGCCGTGCATGGTCGACACCGGCGACGGGCTGATGCCCGGCTGCCGGTCGATGCTGGCGCCGCTGGAGTCCGAGCGCGACCGCCTGACGTCGGCGATCGAGCAGCTCACGACGGCGCGGGCGCAGCTGGTCGCGTTGATCGACCGCACCCCCGAGGACGACGCCGAGTACGACGCCTGGGTCGCGGCGCGCGGGGCGGCCTGA
- a CDS encoding NAD(P)-dependent oxidoreductase — protein MTTSTQVTALGLGNMGQALARAFLAHGHPTTVWNRSPAKGDALVAAGARRAGSVADAVAGADLVVVCVVDYAAARQLLEPAAAALHGRTVVNLTADTPDAARDLAAWAADHGVDYLDGSIMTPTITIDTPDAVLIYSGPDDLYRRHAPTLAALGGTQRHLGADPGRAAAFDVALLDFFWTAAAGMTHAFALAKAEGIDDAELVPLAEDLAGLLQASIAEHGERLDGDRYHADVATLATIAAGLDHVVAASERRGLDTSVQLAALAQMRRAIDAGHGGDDHSVLSAVLLAEREAVSTA, from the coding sequence ATGACGACATCGACGCAGGTCACCGCACTCGGGCTGGGTAACATGGGCCAGGCCCTCGCCCGAGCCTTCCTCGCCCACGGCCACCCGACGACGGTCTGGAACCGCTCCCCGGCGAAGGGCGACGCCCTGGTGGCGGCGGGCGCGCGTCGGGCCGGGAGCGTCGCCGACGCGGTCGCCGGCGCCGATCTCGTCGTGGTGTGCGTGGTCGACTACGCGGCCGCGCGACAGCTGCTCGAGCCGGCCGCCGCGGCGCTGCACGGGCGCACCGTCGTCAACCTCACCGCCGACACACCGGACGCCGCCCGAGACCTGGCCGCCTGGGCCGCCGATCACGGCGTCGACTACCTCGACGGATCGATCATGACGCCGACGATCACCATCGACACGCCGGACGCGGTGCTGATCTACAGCGGGCCGGACGACCTCTACCGCCGGCACGCGCCGACGCTGGCCGCGCTCGGCGGGACGCAGCGCCACCTCGGCGCCGACCCCGGCCGCGCCGCCGCCTTCGACGTCGCGCTGCTGGACTTCTTCTGGACGGCGGCCGCCGGCATGACGCACGCGTTCGCGCTGGCCAAGGCCGAGGGCATCGACGACGCCGAGCTCGTGCCGCTGGCCGAGGACCTGGCCGGCCTGCTGCAGGCCTCGATCGCCGAGCACGGCGAGCGGCTGGACGGGGATCGCTACCACGCCGACGTCGCGACGCTGGCGACGATCGCCGCCGGGCTGGACCACGTGGTCGCGGCGTCGGAGCGGCGCGGCCTCGACACCAGCGTCCAGCTCGCCGCGCTCGCCCAGATGCGGCGGGCCATCGACGCCGGGCACGGCGGGGACGACCACTCGGTGCTCAGCGCCGTGCTGCTCGCCGAGCGGGAGGCGGTCAGCACGGCCTGA
- a CDS encoding carbon-nitrogen hydrolase family protein translates to MTTDRNLKRRVRARAAKTGESYTAALRHVRSAPSTNEPPGAAPLPIAVAQSTVRTDPADAVGLRASGAEVRRLMTDAAAAGARLVHFTEGAICFPDKYALSELGPDEAGPADWSRAAWTVLEDELGQVARLAGELAIWTVLAAPHRRPAPSRPHNSLYVVSDEGAVVARYDERTLSNTKLSYLYDPGAAPVTVSVDGYRLGLALGMDVHFPELFTEYERLDVDGVLVSYETGGVPGRETVTTEARGYAAANSYWISLAVPADATGPHAGIIGPRGGWSASCPPDGTPAVAVADVHRDDELSPYARDWRRRTRDRVSL, encoded by the coding sequence ATGACAACCGACCGGAACCTCAAACGACGGGTCCGTGCCCGCGCCGCCAAGACCGGCGAGTCGTACACGGCCGCGCTGCGCCACGTCCGCTCGGCGCCGTCCACCAACGAGCCACCGGGGGCAGCGCCGTTGCCCATCGCCGTCGCGCAGTCGACCGTCCGCACCGATCCCGCCGACGCCGTCGGCCTGCGTGCCAGCGGCGCCGAGGTGCGCCGGCTGATGACGGACGCGGCCGCGGCGGGCGCGCGGCTGGTGCACTTCACCGAGGGGGCGATCTGCTTCCCGGACAAGTACGCCCTGTCCGAGCTGGGCCCGGACGAGGCGGGGCCGGCGGACTGGAGCCGGGCCGCGTGGACGGTGCTCGAGGACGAGCTCGGCCAGGTCGCGCGGCTGGCGGGTGAGCTGGCGATCTGGACGGTGCTCGCCGCGCCGCACCGCCGCCCGGCGCCGTCACGTCCGCACAACAGCCTCTACGTCGTGTCCGACGAGGGTGCCGTGGTGGCCCGGTACGACGAGCGGACGCTCTCGAACACCAAGCTCAGCTACCTGTACGACCCCGGCGCCGCACCCGTCACCGTCAGCGTCGACGGGTACCGGCTCGGGCTCGCGCTCGGGATGGACGTGCACTTCCCGGAGCTGTTCACCGAGTACGAGCGCCTCGACGTCGACGGCGTCCTGGTGTCGTACGAGACCGGCGGCGTGCCCGGCCGCGAGACCGTCACGACCGAGGCCCGCGGCTACGCGGCGGCGAACAGCTACTGGATCAGCCTCGCGGTCCCCGCCGACGCGACGGGCCCGCACGCCGGGATCATCGGCCCGCGCGGCGGCTGGTCCGCCAGCTGCCCGCCCGACGGCACGCCCGCCGTCGCCGTCGCCGACGTCCACCGCGACGACGAGCTCAGCCCGTACGCCCGCGACTGGCGCCGCCGCACCCGGGACCGCGTCAGCCTCTGA